One Vitis vinifera cultivar Pinot Noir 40024 chromosome 8, ASM3070453v1 genomic window carries:
- the LOC109122985 gene encoding uncharacterized protein LOC109122985: protein MDYGPRKDKLGYINEDYPQPPETDPSFHKWRIENAMVKDWLINSMDHYLVVNFIRYPTTKQVYELRRRVSRMKQAGGSIEKYYNNLQGLWREIDFRRLNSMAYAHIRREDFRQSVMVSRAEVVASGAIMAIKGVKSGHSQTLLKSGSSSQSKGHSDGNKCTHCGITKHTRETCFKLHGYLDWWHELQAQKK, encoded by the exons ATGGATTATGGTCCCAGGAAAGACAAACTGGGATACATCAATGAAGACTACCCCCAACCACCAGAAACCGACCCCTCATTTCATAAATGGCGCATTGAGAATGCCATGGTGAAAGACTGGTTGATCAACTCCATGGACCATTATTTGGTCGTGAACTTTATTCGCTACCCAACGACTAAACAG GTATACGAGCTCAGACGTCGTGTATCTCGAATGAAACAAGCAGGTGGATCTATAGAGAAATACTATAACAATCTACAGGGTTTGTGGCGAGAGATCGATTTTCGTCGACTGAATTCGATG GCATATGCTCACATTCGAAGGGAAGATTTCCGACAATCTGTGATGGTATCGAGAGCGGAAGTAGTGGCTAGTGGTGCTATTATGGCCATCAAAGGAGTGAAATCTGGCCACTCACAAACTTTGCTAAAGTCTGGATCTTCCTCACAATCCAAAGGTCACTCAGATGGGAATAAGTGCACTCATTGTGGGATCACAAAACATACTCGGGAAACCTGTTTCAAATTGCATGGCTACCTAGACTGGTGGCACGAATTACAAGCCCAAAAGAAATGA
- the LOC100251817 gene encoding F-box protein SKIP24 — MADLPDEMWRQILEIGIRSSNLTYKDLCCVSISCRRLHRLSNDAVLWSFLLSSDFPHTEASVSNGTVSSSSLSPKLMYRIKFDRERARKAAAHRRAVLRLESQIAGHLRNLQEIQMKLTEETEKMKAAVTELPNLRKVRQASVALNVWQPEVIRGWQKQMVGQCVVPVDARINALEMELKLCRQQIAGSDNAYRNEKRRLDAAKERLVVMKYHPLRDYKSTSSGVDECNSQRKKLKRGSDSKAPGTNEKKLKLEDA; from the exons ATGGCTGATTTACCGGATGAAATGTGGAGACAAATCCTGGAAATTGGAATTCGGAGTTCCAATTTGACCTACAAAGACCTCTGCTGTGTTTCAATCTCTTGCCGGCGTCTTCATCGCCTTtcaaacgacgccgttttgtgGTCCTTCCTGCTTTCTTCTGATTTCCCCCACACTGAAGCCTCTGTGTCCAATGGCACCGTCTCCAGTTCTTCTTTGTCTCCTAAATTGATGTACCGAATCAA GTTTGATAGAGAAAGGGCTCGGAAAGCTGCAGCCCACCGGCGTGCTGTACTTAGGTTGGAGAGTCAAATTGCTGGGCATTTGAGAAACCTTCAAGAAATACAGATGAAATTAACTGAGGAGACCGAGAAAATGAAAGCAGCAGTTACAGAATTACCGAACTTGCGCAAAGTCAG GCAAGCTTCAGTAGCTTTGAATGTGTGGCAACCAGAGGTTATCCGGGGTTGGCAAAAGCAAATGGTTGGGCAATGTGTTGTACCTGTTGATGCTCGAATCAATGCCCTTGAGATGGAACTTAAGCTTTGCAGGCAACAGATTGCAGGCTCTGATAATGCCTAT AGAAATGAGAAGCGAAGGCTTGATGCAGCTAAGGAACGATTGGTAGTCATGAAGTATCATCCTTTACGAGATTATAAATCTACAAGTAGTGGAGTTGATGAGTGCAACAGTCAGAGAAAGAAGTTGAAAAGAGGCAGTGACAGTAAGGCTCCAG GTACAAATGAGAAGAAGCTGAAATTGGAAGATGCTTGA